The Prevotella sp. E9-3 genome has a window encoding:
- a CDS encoding NADP-specific glutamate dehydrogenase, whose protein sequence is MNAAKVVEDLKLRFPNEPEYIQAVSQVLPTIEEEYNKHPEFEKYNLIERLCIPDRVIEFRVTWTDDKGNVQTNMGYRIQHNNAIGPYKGGIRYHKSVNLGILKFLAFEQTFKNSLTTLPMGGAKGGSDFSPRGKSDAEVMRFCQAFMNELYRHIGPDEDVPAGDIGVGGREVGYMFGQYKKLTHQFQGVLTGKGIQFGGSLIRPEATGYGTVYFLTSMLATRGIDLKGKKVLISGAGNVAQYAAEKCLQLGAIPMTMSDSDGYIYDPDGITREKLDFIMELKNVERGRIKEYVEEYPTAVYHEGERPWHEKADIALPCATQNEINGEQAQALVNNGVIAVAEGANMPSLPEAIKIFQDAKILYAPGKASNAGGVSVSGLEMSQNSERLSWTAKEVDDYLKRIMNDIHENCVKYGTQADGYINYVKGANVAGFMKVAKAMMAQGIV, encoded by the coding sequence AATGAGCCTGAGTACATTCAGGCAGTAAGCCAAGTTCTTCCTACTATCGAGGAAGAGTACAACAAGCATCCCGAGTTTGAAAAGTACAATCTGATTGAGCGTCTTTGTATTCCCGATCGTGTGATTGAATTCCGCGTTACATGGACTGACGACAAGGGCAACGTTCAGACAAACATGGGATATCGCATTCAGCACAATAACGCCATTGGCCCGTACAAAGGTGGTATCCGCTATCACAAGTCAGTAAATTTGGGTATCCTGAAATTCTTGGCTTTCGAGCAGACTTTCAAGAACTCACTGACAACCTTGCCTATGGGTGGTGCCAAAGGTGGTTCAGATTTCTCTCCTCGCGGAAAGAGCGATGCAGAAGTAATGCGTTTCTGCCAGGCTTTCATGAACGAGCTTTATCGTCACATTGGTCCTGATGAGGACGTTCCCGCTGGTGATATCGGTGTAGGTGGTCGTGAGGTTGGTTATATGTTCGGTCAGTACAAGAAGCTCACTCACCAGTTCCAGGGTGTACTCACCGGTAAAGGCATTCAGTTCGGTGGTTCTCTTATCCGTCCTGAGGCAACCGGTTATGGTACCGTTTACTTCCTGACATCAATGTTGGCTACACGCGGCATCGATCTGAAGGGCAAGAAGGTCCTGATTTCTGGTGCAGGAAACGTGGCACAGTATGCTGCAGAGAAGTGTTTGCAGTTGGGTGCTATCCCCATGACTATGTCAGACTCAGATGGTTATATCTATGATCCAGACGGCATCACACGTGAGAAACTTGACTTCATCATGGAACTGAAGAATGTTGAGCGTGGCCGTATCAAGGAGTATGTTGAGGAATATCCTACCGCAGTATATCATGAGGGTGAGCGTCCCTGGCATGAAAAGGCTGATATCGCCCTGCCCTGCGCTACCCAGAACGAAATCAATGGCGAGCAGGCTCAGGCTCTCGTAAACAATGGTGTGATTGCCGTTGCTGAGGGTGCAAACATGCCTTCACTCCCTGAAGCAATCAAGATTTTCCAGGATGCCAAGATTCTGTATGCTCCCGGTAAGGCTTCTAATGCAGGTGGTGTATCAGTATCTGGTCTTGAGATGTCTCAGAACTCTGAGCGTCTGAGCTGGACTGCTAAGGAAGTTGACGACTATCTGAAGCGCATCATGAACGACATTCATGAGAACTGCGTTAAGTACGGTACTCAGGCCGACGGTTACATCAACTACGTGAAGGGTGCAAATGTTGCCGGCTTCATGAAGGTTGCCAAGGCTATGATGGCTCAGGGTATTGTTTAA